The window CTACGGTTCCTCAAAGACGAGGTGACGTGTTTCTGTGAGAAAATCCCTTCATAATAAAGCCGCaaaagatgaagaggaaCTGGTCTTGTGGTATATATAACGGGCGACGACGCATCGCGTCCTTGGCCATGGTCCTGGGAACAAACAGACTCATCAGTACTTTTACCGCGAGGTTCCGCATAGTCATCCGTCTTGACAATTCAGAGTGGCTGTATATTTAAAGAACTTAAGGGCtcagaagaggagaagaagataTAGAAGGAAAGAGAAACAGAAttcgagaaggaaagaaatcAGATAACCGGTGGAAGAGCCCATTCGACCGGCGAACAATATGACGGATGGCAGTTACGGTAAGCCCTTGGGACTATACTTATCAAATGCACTCCTCTAACAAGACGCAGTTGATGGGAGCTACTTTTTCTACGCACCCAACAAGGGCgcgcccttcttcttcgcgaTAGCGTTTGCCGTTTCTGGTATACTGCACTTTTGGCAGTGCTAGTAAGTGTTCCCTTCGAAACAACCCGTTGAGGCTTGTCGAATGCCCAAGGCCCTTGTTGACAGCTATTGCCCGGATAGCCACTACAGGTTCTTCAAAATCACGGGCCTGTTTTCGTTCTGCTGCCTACTCTTTACCGTGGGCTTCGCCTTCAGAATTTATGGCGCGTGGAACTATGACAACCTCGACACCTTCATCGTGACGGTTTGCTTGGTGTACGCAGCGCCGTGAGTAGACCGGCCCCGCCATCAAACACGCCCCTAGAAGAGAGATCATCAACTCACGTGTGAGCACTGCTTAACAGACCCCTTCTCGAGCTGACCAACTACCacatcctcggccgcgtcctCTACTACGTCCCCTACTGCTCCCCACTTCACCCAGGCCGCGTGCTGAGCACGtttgccttcttctccggcatcgtcgaggcgctCAACGGGTGGGGCGCCAGCTACAGCGCGAACCAGTCCCTCTCGCCACGGGAGATGTCAACGGGCCACGCCCTCATCAAGGcgagcctgctgctgcaggttTTTGTGATTGCGTGCTTCGTCGTCCTAGCCGTCACGTTCCAGCGGCGCTGCGTGCACGCCGGCGTGGCGGGCCGGCGCGGGGTTCGGGAGCCGCTGGTCACGCTCTACGTCAGCATCGTGCTGATCCTCGCGCGGACGATGTTCCGGATTGTCGAGTACTTTGGCGTCGCGGAGATGCGCTGGGGCCCGGACgtggacgtcgccgaggtcccgGCGGTGATCCAACACGAGTGGTTCTTCTACGTGTTCGAGGCGAGCCTGATGCTGGCCAACGTCGTCATGTTCAATGTGCGACACCCGCGCAGGTACCTGCCGGAGAAGTACACGGTGTACCTCGCCAAAGACGGGGTCACCGAGGTGGATGGGCCCGGGTGGAAGGACCCGCGGCCGTTTTGGGTGACAGTGGTGGACCCGTTCGATCTGGTCGGTATGGCGCAAGGCCGGCATCGCAGACTGGACCGATTCTGGGAAGGGGAGCACGTCAGTGAGACGGGAGGCTCGAAGACGCGGACGGGAAACAAGGGGACTGATGCTGTGTAAGTGTTTGGGCGTTGTCTGCGTGGGCTGCTTCAGAGTATTTGCTGCAATTTTCATTCGATCGCAATGCTTCGTAGTTTTATTGTACAAGCCCACCTTGCGCTTAGCCCTGAGTACACTGAAATGTCTTCAGCGTTCGACAGGAGAGTAATTGGTTGTCAAGGAGAGTTCCCCATGATGTTGTGGCGAGATCTCTAGCGACACGAGCATTTGCTTTTGACCTGACACCGACGATGCCGGTAGCGTTCGTCCCGGAGCAGGGCTGAGGTGGCTTAGCAACAAACAAACCGTCTGGTCAGACCGTCAGAGCTGGGATGCCGATGTTTCTGGACGCTGTCAAGACCCGTCCGAACTCCTCCCGCGCCCCAAacgaggcggaggaggcgtaGCTGCAGGATGACGCTGAGACGACGGAGGAAAACTGCTCGAGGTTAGCTAGCAGTCCGTGCGATACGGGAAACCGAAGGGGAATGAATGTATGGTTTGGGAAGGTCTTGAACGACATAGAGTTGTCTATGTGTGGCCGTGCTTGATGGTAAATGCAGCTCGGATCCTATCCAAGTGCGATGGTCGTGACGATGGCGGTCGGTGTCAAGACTTAGTGGACAGCGCTTGGCACGATGAATGACGGGCTGCGCAATGCCAGTTGAGACACGgtcaaggtcggcgacgggAGATTCCTAAGTGGGATTCGAAATGGGAAAGCTGCCTCAAATTAGAGAAGCAAAGAGGCGAAGTTCATAAGGCTCCTTCATATTTTAGGGGATAAGGGTTCCTgaagcggcggcagcgtgtTCGGGCTAACGCTTGCGGCGTCTGTGTAACGGGGGGATAGCGCTTATGCCAGGCGCCTAAGGGCGATCTGGGGGTGGGAATCGCCAATGTGACCCAAATTATCCAGGCTTCCATGAGTTGAGGCTCAAAAAATCgaaagaggaaggaaaaaaacTCCCCGAAGGCACTATACCCCGAACCGGATGTGAGTGTTGGTATTGAGGATCGGAGGAcggaggacggaggcggaTGCGGATGAGGATGTGGGGTTCTCGGTGGAGACTTGGGGGCCGAGCCGGCTTCCTGGAGGAGAGTGTGCCGGATTGGGAAGGGACCAAAAATAGAGAGGCTTAAGCCACCTTTGCCTGGGTGTAGAACATCGCCAATGCTGTCCTGTGTGGCTGTGGTACAGACAGACACATTTCGGGCATATACCTTACGTAAGGAGAGAGGATTGAAGTATCAAAGTGTCACGCGACGAGGGGGTGTGCCTTGCTGATTGCTGTTCGGACAAATTGTAAAGACTGACAGCCGCCGGCATTCGACCAGAAGCCAAACAAAGTTTTCTGGGGGGGGGCTCATTCCATTGTCGCCATTCCTTTCCAACTCCTTGTTTTGGGGGTAGCGAGGGACTGTATATGTCATCGTCAGGGGACGGAACTTTGAATGCCGTGCAGCGGTATGTTCCAACTTACATGGACGGCCAGGTCGTTTGGGTGCTGACCGGCCCACCCTTGGAAGTCGGCTTGGAAGATTCCACCGTTTGTTTGCCTCTTGTCCAAACCCTGACCGTGCTGTGCCTGTGCTGGCCCGGACGGGATCGTTAGCCTGTCAAGACTGTGCGACCCGAGGATCGTTGGACCCAAGGGGCCTCAGCACGAGTGCAGCGTGCCGCGGTGAgcatcttggcggcggcggcggcggcggcggccccgaTGGTAGGTGGAGTCATTTCCCCAAGGATTGATATCCTACTTCCACAAGCGGGTAACGCGAAGGCGGGCATGCACCGGATTTTAATATGGCTGCCTGATTATCGAACCGAGGACGGTCTACGAGACGCGGTTCCACGCAGCCACAGATGGGGTTTTCGTTTTACACTAGCTAGTCTCCGAGGACGATTACCACGAGCCCCTCCAATCATGTCCCGTTGATTGGTAGTGGCCGGGATTGATCGGCGGACTCGAAAAAGAAATCCCCCGGTACCGAGTAGAGTAGTGTATCATGGCTAACAGGAGGGACTctggaggcggagggggcaaacatcgccgtcggccagtGAGAACTTCGACTTCTGCTTCCCTCGTTCATCGTCTTTCAGTGTGGGGCACATCTCTTGTCCAAAACACGGGTTCATGATGGCAGGCCTGCAGCTGTGTCCTGAGCATGGTGACTATTGATGCCGGGCCCGAGCAGCGGGCCGAGGAAACTGATGCTGATCACCAAATAATACTAGTTTGGGATTTGTGTGGAAATGGGAAAGGAGACATTGTCGTCGAAAGTCTTTGGAAGGCTTGCGTCCCAATGACCAGTTAGAGATGGGTCTGGGGATTCAGGATGGACCCAGGCGCGTCTTATGGGCCCTCCTAATTCCGTACTTACCCTGGCTTCCCAACACCCTGGCACCCTGGTCTCGACTCTTCCGCAGCGCAGGGGAGGGCAAACCCCTCTCCAGCATACCACACCAGTGCAAACCTGCACTGGTGGCACTCTGGCGGCGTCATCCTCAGTCAGCCGCTGCCAGTGCCGCAACGGAAGTCCACTGGTCTAGCATGAGCCGGGGTGAACTGCTTTTCCTTGGAATTGCAGGTTGGTTGATGTGGCTTTCTACTGTGTTTGGGAAATTGTGCCTGGAAACAACGCTCAGTGCTGGGTGCTTAACGTGACGAAGTAGACGTCTAAACAGATACTCCGTACACAAGAAGAGTAAGGTACGGTATGTACATCGCAAGTACGCCATGGTACGTACAAATATGTGGAACCGtggaaggcgaagaagaagaagaaaagctACGTACCCCGGAGAGTCTCTCGACTTACAAAGTAGACTACAGGTCGTCGGCCCTCCAGGGTTTCTCATCCTTCCAACATCTCCAAGTCGGACCAAGCCCCCGCGCCATTCcgccctttttctttccatGTTGCTGTGCAGCTGCACTCTGCTGCAGTCTTTGCTGGCTACTGCCCGCTCATTTCACCAAATTTCATCTTCTATCTGGAAGGGAATTCCGCGCGGGGCTCAATCCCGCCACATCTCACCTTGTCCACCCTTCTGCCTTGACCAACGCTAACAAAGCCGTCAGTAACGGCAACAGACGCGGCACAGACGCGGACAGACCGCTG is drawn from Colletotrichum destructivum chromosome 6, complete sequence and contains these coding sequences:
- a CDS encoding Putative RTA-like protein, whose product is MTDGSYVDGSYFFYAPNKGAPFFFAIAFAVSGILHFWQCYHYRFFKITGLFSFCCLLFTVGFAFRIYGAWNYDNLDTFIVTVCLVYAAPPLLELTNYHILGRVLYYVPYCSPLHPGRVLSTFAFFSGIVEALNGWGASYSANQSLSPREMSTGHALIKASLLLQVFVIACFVVLAVTFQRRCVHAGVAGRRGVREPLVTLYVSIVLILARTMFRIVEYFGVAEMRWGPDVDVAEVPAVIQHEWFFYVFEASLMLANVVMFNVRHPRRYLPEKYTVYLAKDGVTEVDGPGWKDPRPFWVTVVDPFDLVGMAQGRHRRLDRFWEGEHVSETGGSKTRTGNKGTDAV